One genomic segment of Colias croceus chromosome 16, ilColCroc2.1 includes these proteins:
- the LOC123698452 gene encoding alpha-tocopherol transfer protein-like — protein MTAKSKDVAFIKEWMAKEPYLPKDLDDSMIEKFLHSCYGSLEKTKKCIDRFCSTRSQMPELYSGRDPFSKEVENIFSVTRVCAYKAGENEILIHHYDDPDLEQFSFYDILKTLTIQADYWIRFHNVFPEGHIVILDMSSFSLKMIPKANIMFFRDFVLFLLEGMPVRVKKVYGVNAPSYYDKLYSLIKPALPSEICDIIHFFHDYESLHKHIDKKYLPVEYGGDAPSTMSENADWIKKIREKRKLFLNDNLWKADLKIKPKTDGNAMNGSFRALSID, from the exons atGACGGCTAAAAGTAAAGATGTTGCATTTATCAAGGAATGGATGGCTAAGGAGCCTTATCTTCCCAAAGACCTAG ATGACAGCATGATAGAGAAATTCTTGCACAGCTGCTACGGGAGTCTGGAGAAAACCAAAAAGTGCATTGATAGATTTTGTTCCACTCGAAGTCAGATGCCTGAATTATACTCTGGGAGGGATCCGTTTTCAAAGGAAGTAGAGAACATTTTCAGTGTGAc GCGAGTGTGCGCATACAAAGCCGGTGAGAATGAAATATTGATCCATCACTACGATGACCCAGACCTGGAGCAGTTCTCCTTCTACGATATCCTGAAAACCCTCACCATACAGGCGGACTATTGGATCAGATTTCACAACGTATTCCCAGAAGGCCACATCGTCATACTGGACATGTCAtcgttttctttaaaaatgattCCAAAAGCCAACATTATGTTCTTCAGAGATTTTGTACTATTTCTTTTG GAAGGTATGCCCGTACGAGTAAAGAAAGTATATGGTGTGAATGCTCcatcatattatgataaactaTATTCGCTAATTAAACCAGCACTACCTTCAGAAATTTGTGATATA ATTCACTTTTTCCATGACTATGAGAGTCTACACAAGCATATCGACAAGAAATATTTGCCAGTCGAGTACGGAGGTGACGCTCCCAGCACGATGTCAGAAAATGCAGACTGGATTAAGAAAATTAGGGAAAAGAG AAAATTGTTCCTAAATGACAACCTGTGGAAAGCTGATctcaaaataaaaccaaaaactgATGGGAACGCTATGAATGGATCCTTCAGGGCACTCTCtatagattaa
- the LOC123698451 gene encoding alpha-tocopherol transfer protein-like: MSENKALEESSKYIDEMRSWLNQQPHLPKNIEDKMLLRFVHSCYYDVDKAKAAVESFLNIRLSCADLLNNRDPMSAEIQKTMSIVNLAQIEAANKQYIWMWQLNDPGLEIYDYVKDARYFFLASDAYFLHNSEFPDADIVILDVKDLSLKFLTKFNISVAKKLSKYQEDAMPIRLKQVHLINAPSTIDKIFGLLKPFMKKEITELIHFHPPNSQTLFNFIDKADLPADYGGTRPSMAEQNKDIVAVIMSKRKELMDDTLWRAIPTEKKNKSSNNNIAPVPSFRSLAID; encoded by the exons ATGTCGGAGAACAAAGCACTGGAAGAATCGTCGAAGTACATCGATGAGATGAGAAGCTGGTTGAACCAGCAGCCGCACCTACcgaaaaatatag AGGACAAAATGCTACTACGTTTCGTGCACAGCTGTTACTACGATGTGGACAAAGCGAAGGCGGCGGTAGAGTCGTTCCTGAACATTCGACTGAGCTGCGCCGACTTACTGAACAATCGGGACCCCATGTCAGCGGAGATACAGAAAACTATGAGTATTGT taatCTAGCGCAGATCGAAGCAGCGAATAAGCAATACATTTGGATGTGGCAATTAAACGACCCAGGCTTAGAGATCTACGACTACGTGAAGGACGCTAGGTATTTCTTCCTGGCTTCAGACGCATACTTTCTTCATAACTCCGAATTCCCTGACGCAGATATAGTCATACTAGATGTGAAGGACCTCAGCTTGAAGTTTTTGACCAAATTCAATATTTCCGTGGCGAAGAAATTGTCCAAATATCAAGAG gATGCAATGCCGATAAGACTAAAGCAAGTGCATTTAATAAATGCGCCGTCGacaatcgataaaatatttggaCTCCTGAAACCGTTTATGAAGAAGGAAATCACTGAATTg atACATTTCCACCCTCCGAATTCCCAAACGCTGTTCAATTTTATCGACAAGGCGGACTTGCCGGCGGACTATGGCGGCACTCGACCATCAATGGCGGAGCAGAATAAGGATATCGTCGCTGTTATTATGAGCAAAAG GAAAGAGCTAATGGACGACACATTATGGAGAGCAATACCAACTGAGAAGAAAAATAAGtcaagtaataataatattgcacCTGTGCCTTCATTCAGGTCTTTAGCTATTGACTAG